In Shouchella patagoniensis, the following are encoded in one genomic region:
- a CDS encoding MFS transporter: protein MNQKYIKSSVLFVVILAIFADMLMYGLVVPFLPIYAESLGASQSEIGLLFASYAIALFISTPIFGALADRVGRKKLLVIGLIALAITTIIYALSTSFWILVLARLLQGFAAAIPWTAGLALLAEVFTKEERGKAMGIAMSGQAGGVLLGPPIGGWLYEFGGYSFPFFIATGIALLAALLCLVALRNVPETRSESFISPFKILRNKNVLMVAGVAVVGASVFASIEPTLPIHFNEKLNISPGAIGLMFVVVTLGYGITAPFIGTISTKIGHIKTIRIGIVMAAIVLPLNALPNIIWVQVVTLILLGITLGMVLTPALPKLADISQEAGATSQGLTYAVYNTAYSFGMMAGPLVAGTLTDRLGLLTAYSAMGVLFILYLSPLSKFKS from the coding sequence ATGAACCAAAAATACATCAAATCATCTGTTTTATTTGTAGTGATTTTGGCAATTTTTGCAGATATGCTTATGTATGGTTTAGTAGTACCTTTTCTACCAATTTATGCTGAATCACTAGGTGCCTCACAATCAGAAATAGGTTTATTATTTGCAAGTTATGCCATAGCATTATTTATTTCAACCCCGATTTTTGGAGCCTTAGCAGATAGAGTGGGAAGAAAAAAACTTCTGGTAATAGGCCTCATCGCACTAGCCATAACTACGATAATATATGCTCTGTCGACAAGCTTCTGGATTCTTGTTTTAGCACGCTTACTACAAGGGTTTGCTGCGGCAATACCATGGACAGCTGGATTAGCATTACTAGCAGAAGTCTTCACCAAAGAAGAGAGAGGAAAAGCTATGGGAATAGCGATGTCTGGCCAAGCAGGAGGGGTACTACTAGGACCACCAATTGGAGGATGGCTTTATGAATTTGGTGGATACTCATTTCCTTTTTTCATTGCTACAGGGATCGCTCTTCTTGCAGCTCTACTATGCTTAGTTGCACTTCGGAATGTCCCTGAAACGAGGTCAGAGAGTTTTATATCACCCTTTAAAATACTAAGAAATAAGAATGTTTTAATGGTTGCTGGGGTTGCTGTTGTTGGTGCATCTGTCTTTGCTAGTATAGAACCCACATTGCCAATTCACTTCAACGAAAAATTAAATATTTCACCAGGTGCTATCGGGTTAATGTTCGTTGTGGTAACTCTTGGTTATGGTATAACTGCACCATTCATTGGGACTATCTCTACTAAAATTGGACATATCAAAACAATTAGGATTGGTATAGTAATGGCTGCCATTGTACTTCCACTAAATGCTTTGCCAAATATTATATGGGTGCAAGTTGTTACCCTTATTCTATTGGGAATTACTCTTGGGATGGTTCTAACTCCAGCTCTCCCAAAGTTAGCAGATATTTCTCAAGAGGCAGGTGCTACTTCGCAAGGGCTTACTTATGCTGTATATAATACAGCATATTCATTTGGTATGATGGCGGGGCCACTGGTTGCGGGTACTTTAACAGATAGATTAGGACTATTAACGGCATATTCAGCAATGGGGGTTTTATTTATTTTATACTTATCTCCTCTATCTAAATTTAAATCTTAA
- a CDS encoding MFS transporter, which yields MQGYHLLSSEPKYQILFWSSIVNGVGSRFAQVGSFALLYLLTESGMALGILMALRVLPPIVFAPLSGYLADRFHKAKLLFWTDALRTPFAFLPLWAVSIEQLWLLYVSTFVIASGEAVYKPVRFAAIPDIVQKKHLLAINGLEQNVVGLTLVFGSLLGGVLAYLFDTSLLFFFHALFLLLAATLIWRLTKKELSPVNGSEVVESSLKESGYLLIKVALLRVFLMIMLLMPLANGVDNVIFNLIALDVFNKGDLGVGFIYAALGLGFVLSSTMAKWIQGRYIAIGVWMILFEGIGHLLLSQSFFFAQALLLAVAITFVGGISNICFDTVLMKILPASKRGFLFGTLSMFQNSSMGLAMIGAGFLTEWLSPLQSAFLIGLTYVFFAFIFMASFKRVNVRESMRVLKNGYSDFMVEKGL from the coding sequence ATGCAAGGGTATCATTTGTTATCGAGTGAACCGAAGTATCAGATACTATTTTGGAGTTCTATTGTAAACGGGGTTGGCAGTCGCTTCGCGCAAGTTGGCTCTTTCGCCCTTTTGTATCTTTTAACGGAGTCTGGAATGGCATTAGGTATTTTAATGGCCTTACGTGTCCTGCCCCCAATTGTCTTTGCTCCGCTAAGTGGGTATTTAGCCGACCGGTTTCACAAGGCGAAGCTATTGTTTTGGACAGATGCTCTCCGAACTCCTTTTGCCTTTCTTCCCCTATGGGCCGTATCTATTGAACAATTATGGTTGCTTTATGTCAGTACATTTGTCATTGCAAGTGGCGAAGCAGTCTACAAACCTGTTCGTTTTGCGGCAATTCCTGATATTGTTCAAAAGAAGCATCTTCTTGCTATAAATGGCTTGGAGCAAAACGTTGTTGGTCTAACACTTGTTTTCGGCTCTTTACTTGGAGGTGTTCTTGCCTACCTCTTTGATACAAGCCTACTGTTTTTCTTTCACGCACTCTTTCTTCTTTTAGCAGCAACCTTGATTTGGCGCCTGACAAAAAAGGAATTAAGCCCAGTTAACGGAAGCGAAGTTGTCGAGTCATCTTTAAAAGAAAGCGGTTATCTACTTATCAAAGTGGCATTGTTACGCGTTTTCTTAATGATCATGCTGCTCATGCCACTGGCCAATGGTGTGGATAACGTCATCTTTAATTTAATTGCTTTAGATGTTTTTAACAAAGGGGACCTTGGAGTTGGATTTATTTACGCGGCTCTAGGTCTTGGATTCGTTTTAAGCTCAACAATGGCTAAATGGATTCAAGGCAGATACATCGCGATTGGTGTGTGGATGATTTTGTTCGAAGGAATTGGTCATCTTCTACTCAGTCAATCCTTCTTTTTTGCCCAAGCATTACTACTTGCAGTGGCGATTACGTTTGTAGGCGGGATTAGTAACATCTGTTTTGATACGGTTCTAATGAAAATACTCCCTGCTTCAAAACGCGGTTTTTTATTCGGTACGTTGTCCATGTTTCAAAATAGCTCAATGGGTCTAGCGATGATTGGAGCGGGTTTTTTAACAGAGTGGTTGTCTCCTCTACAAAGTGCTTTTCTTATTGGTCTTACGTATGTCTTCTTCGCATTCATTTTTATGGCTTCGTTTAAACGTGTCAACGTTCGCGAATCAATGCGTGTATTAAAAAACGGGTATTCGGATTTTATGGTGGAAAAGGGGTTATAA
- a CDS encoding sodium/glutamate symporter gives MSLETIGFAIILLAGLLIVGKYVRLRLPILQKLFLPTSLIAGVLALLVGPEVLGRLLTRFTPTDQMEAGLFTTEIVDVWAGLPGLLINIVFACLFIGFTLPKPKTMWTIGGPSIALGYTMSWAQYVVGILLTITILTPLFGLSPAAGALIEIGFVGGHGTAAGLQGTFTEFDFAEGYDLAIGLATVGIVSGITIGMVLVNWAARKGVSKTLKHPDDISIEQQTGVIDVNQRERSGTMTTSPMSIDTLTLHIGFVAIAILIGYVLLEGLVWVEAITYGNSMNLYLFEYIPLFPFAMIGGIILQFILSKTDKHQLIDRETINRIQGVGLDFLIISAMASLSLATIGNNIGPFIILSVSGILINMILFLYLAPKMIPKYWFERGIGDFGQSTGVAATGLMLMRIVDPENKSPAMTAYGYKQILFEPMVGGGLITAVAIPFIIQFGSIPVLIASTILLIAFWCLGVFYFGKKKE, from the coding sequence ATGTCGCTTGAAACGATTGGATTTGCCATCATTTTGTTGGCTGGATTATTGATTGTAGGAAAATACGTAAGACTTAGACTACCAATCTTACAAAAACTGTTTTTGCCAACATCTCTGATTGCAGGTGTATTGGCTTTACTTGTAGGACCTGAAGTTCTTGGGCGGTTACTAACTCGCTTCACACCTACTGACCAGATGGAAGCTGGTCTTTTTACTACTGAAATTGTAGACGTATGGGCAGGTTTGCCTGGTCTCTTGATCAACATTGTTTTTGCATGTCTCTTTATTGGCTTTACTTTACCGAAACCAAAAACAATGTGGACAATCGGGGGTCCTTCAATTGCGCTTGGTTACACGATGTCTTGGGCACAATATGTCGTTGGGATTCTCTTAACAATTACGATTTTAACGCCATTATTTGGACTTAGCCCTGCGGCAGGTGCTTTGATTGAAATTGGCTTCGTCGGTGGACACGGTACAGCTGCTGGATTGCAAGGAACCTTCACTGAATTTGATTTTGCTGAAGGCTATGATTTAGCGATTGGACTCGCTACAGTAGGAATTGTATCCGGGATTACGATTGGGATGGTTCTTGTGAATTGGGCCGCTCGAAAAGGCGTCTCTAAGACATTAAAACATCCTGATGATATTTCAATTGAACAACAAACAGGGGTTATTGACGTTAACCAGCGTGAACGAAGTGGGACGATGACAACATCACCTATGTCGATTGATACATTAACCTTACATATTGGTTTTGTTGCAATTGCAATTTTAATTGGATACGTGCTATTGGAAGGACTCGTTTGGGTTGAGGCTATTACATATGGAAATTCAATGAACCTCTATTTGTTTGAATACATTCCCCTCTTCCCTTTCGCCATGATCGGAGGAATTATCTTACAGTTTATTCTTTCAAAAACGGATAAACATCAATTAATCGACCGCGAAACAATTAATCGAATTCAAGGAGTTGGGCTTGATTTCTTGATTATTAGTGCAATGGCTTCTCTTAGCCTAGCCACCATTGGCAACAATATCGGGCCTTTTATTATTCTTTCAGTTTCCGGGATTTTAATTAATATGATTCTCTTTCTGTACCTTGCGCCTAAGATGATCCCTAAATATTGGTTTGAACGGGGGATTGGGGATTTTGGACAGTCAACCGGGGTAGCTGCGACAGGCCTTATGCTTATGCGTATTGTTGATCCAGAAAATAAATCGCCTGCGATGACGGCTTACGGGTATAAACAAATTTTATTTGAACCTATGGTTGGGGGAGGGCTTATAACAGCTGTTGCCATCCCATTCATTATTCAATTCGGTTCTATACCCGTATTAATCGCGTCTACCATTCTATTAATTGCATTCTGGTGTTTAGGGGTATTTTACTTTGGGAAAAAGAAAGAATAA
- a CDS encoding IclR family transcriptional regulator yields MSTEDKQTQQTSLDKAIDILSLLGQEDNKTIRELSDELNLAKSTIHRVLQILERRGLVKKNRYSEKYKLGYKILEFSSRMKNQEEIRELAIEYMKQLSTITGDTVQLATLTPEQRVIIIETVEGTNDLRVFARPGQTYPLTYGNFGKVFLSSLSLTEIKKQLKEHPLKAYGSGSILDEERFIAEVDVVRQNQLAISSDDPIDGALTIAVPIVNSYNEMIAAISIAGVKTHYKMSHIEELKEAIKNFADKIMSEI; encoded by the coding sequence ATGAGTACAGAAGACAAGCAGACACAACAGACATCTTTGGACAAGGCGATTGATATTTTGAGTTTACTTGGGCAAGAAGACAATAAAACGATACGGGAATTGAGTGATGAGTTGAATTTAGCTAAATCAACGATTCATCGGGTTTTACAAATTCTCGAAAGAAGAGGACTGGTTAAAAAAAACCGCTACTCTGAGAAGTACAAGCTTGGTTATAAAATCCTTGAATTTAGTTCTAGAATGAAGAACCAAGAGGAAATCAGGGAACTAGCAATTGAATATATGAAACAATTAAGTACAATTACTGGTGATACTGTGCAACTCGCTACACTAACCCCAGAGCAGCGGGTGATTATCATTGAAACGGTTGAAGGGACCAATGATTTACGTGTGTTTGCCAGACCGGGACAAACATATCCCCTTACGTACGGGAACTTTGGCAAAGTGTTTTTATCTTCACTGAGCCTCACTGAAATCAAAAAGCAGCTCAAAGAACATCCATTAAAAGCGTATGGCTCCGGATCGATTTTAGATGAAGAGCGCTTTATAGCGGAAGTGGATGTGGTACGTCAAAATCAACTTGCAATTAGTTCCGATGATCCCATTGATGGTGCATTAACAATTGCTGTTCCTATCGTGAATTCCTATAATGAAATGATCGCTGCGATTTCAATTGCAGGGGTGAAAACGCACTATAAAATGAGTCATATTGAAGAATTAAAAGAGGCAATTAAAAACTTTGCAGATAAAATTATGAGTGAGATCTAG
- a CDS encoding metalloregulator ArsR/SmtB family transcription factor, with protein MQLNRIVNFHKTLGDTTRIRIISLLKLGPHHGQAIAEKLGLKPPTISHHIGKLKEIDIVYQRRDKNTIYFYLDERKLERMSVAINKISGDQMVEHFDLTAEDSAKIIRSFIDNNGKLKQLPAQRKKRLILLAYMLRELSHGKQYTEKEVNEHILRYHEDFASIRREFVMSHFMYRQDGVYELNPKEMWPVR; from the coding sequence ATGCAACTAAATCGCATCGTTAACTTTCATAAAACACTTGGTGATACAACAAGAATTCGTATTATAAGCTTGTTAAAGTTAGGACCTCATCACGGTCAAGCCATTGCAGAAAAACTTGGGTTAAAGCCCCCAACCATCTCACATCACATTGGGAAACTAAAAGAAATTGATATTGTTTATCAACGACGTGATAAGAATACCATTTACTTTTACTTAGATGAACGTAAACTGGAACGCATGTCAGTTGCGATTAACAAAATCAGTGGCGATCAAATGGTTGAGCACTTTGATTTAACGGCGGAAGATTCAGCAAAAATCATTCGAAGTTTCATTGACAACAATGGAAAGCTTAAACAGCTTCCAGCGCAACGAAAAAAGAGATTAATCCTCTTAGCGTATATGTTGCGTGAGTTATCGCATGGAAAACAGTATACAGAAAAAGAAGTAAACGAACATATTTTACGCTATCATGAAGACTTCGCTTCCATTCGACGTGAATTTGTCATGTCTCATTTTATGTATCGACAGGATGGAGTCTATGAACTAAACCCAAAAGAAATGTGGCCTGTACGTTAG
- a CDS encoding DUF6792 domain-containing protein has translation MTLSPDIRNKLTSLQYENGSDVFDTDSVLEIIHEQVDMTTVTSDDIRIYTSDNLEEGRQVGVESGFDGAALHIRNAKTGENEVYYIFRGTETENINDIIYDLTGIATGTLKDQLDDARVFYNEVESSVKDNIGIHEYEELRHHGDGHSLGGHLIVSLALIEKDFASVRGVNDAPVNLVQIVDLDLDFRRYLFTKGYEVNNIAPEELQLLARNFYADEAKNISHTRVRGEPLYPQTIPYTLYIGNDIYYIGDPNTLEFPNVFDSSNTGSGFRFASLISSPLGVFYDLGLGIKVKADSYLYDFHVGRLMGLIGAMGENMSVAEITEVIEAAKDNPFAALQLIPNAEYARLIRTFGLSHLLEGLMALSNTAVLGKALDVVKHFDQMDLHSMQTLIDLYNDPNVQKVLYRLEPGTKNHIKLNIGTLFGAMRAMEEALERKREALGKLLQYRQFDVQERVFEERQRIESMMSGKEANWQAFLNEEGYKWTNDTIHKPTGVTFRKEFDPINSHALEQVDWIIESYELEIKELESMLSDYKETMHVLFETDEELAALIR, from the coding sequence ATGACTCTTTCTCCGGATATACGAAATAAATTAACAAGTCTACAGTATGAAAATGGGAGCGATGTTTTTGATACTGACTCTGTATTGGAAATTATCCATGAACAAGTAGATATGACAACAGTTACTTCCGATGACATTAGAATTTATACAAGCGATAATCTTGAAGAAGGGAGGCAGGTTGGTGTTGAATCCGGATTTGATGGGGCTGCATTACATATAAGAAATGCAAAAACCGGTGAGAATGAAGTTTATTATATATTTAGAGGCACAGAAACAGAAAATATAAACGATATTATATACGATTTAACTGGTATTGCCACAGGTACACTAAAAGATCAGTTAGATGATGCTCGAGTCTTTTATAACGAGGTGGAGTCAAGTGTCAAGGATAATATTGGTATCCATGAATATGAGGAACTTCGACATCATGGAGATGGTCACTCTTTAGGAGGACACCTAATTGTTAGCTTAGCTTTAATTGAAAAAGATTTTGCTTCTGTAAGAGGAGTGAATGATGCTCCAGTAAATTTAGTTCAAATAGTAGATCTAGATCTAGATTTCAGGAGATATTTATTCACAAAAGGCTATGAAGTTAATAACATCGCACCCGAAGAACTACAACTGCTCGCGCGTAATTTTTATGCTGACGAAGCGAAGAATATTTCACACACACGCGTTCGTGGTGAACCGCTTTACCCGCAGACTATCCCATATACACTGTATATCGGGAATGACATCTACTACATTGGCGACCCAAACACCCTGGAATTTCCAAATGTTTTTGATTCGTCTAATACTGGTTCTGGTTTTCGTTTTGCAAGTCTAATAAGCAGCCCTTTAGGAGTTTTCTATGATCTTGGATTAGGCATTAAGGTGAAAGCAGACTCCTATCTATATGACTTTCATGTAGGCAGGCTAATGGGTTTAATTGGAGCGATGGGTGAAAATATGTCGGTTGCAGAAATTACAGAGGTTATTGAAGCAGCCAAGGATAATCCGTTTGCGGCATTACAGTTAATTCCTAATGCTGAATACGCTCGTTTAATTAGGACATTTGGGTTAAGCCATCTTTTAGAAGGCTTGATGGCACTAAGCAATACAGCTGTGTTAGGAAAAGCACTCGATGTTGTAAAGCATTTTGACCAGATGGATTTGCATAGCATGCAGACACTTATAGATTTATATAATGATCCTAACGTACAAAAGGTATTATATCGCCTTGAGCCAGGAACGAAAAATCATATTAAACTTAATATTGGTACTCTTTTTGGAGCTATGAGAGCAATGGAAGAAGCGCTTGAGCGTAAAAGAGAAGCATTAGGTAAGCTTTTACAGTACCGACAATTTGATGTGCAAGAGCGTGTTTTTGAAGAGCGTCAACGCATTGAATCAATGATGAGTGGGAAGGAAGCAAATTGGCAAGCTTTTTTAAATGAAGAGGGATATAAGTGGACTAATGATACGATTCATAAGCCTACAGGTGTGACATTCCGTAAAGAGTTTGATCCAATTAATTCACATGCGCTTGAGCAAGTAGATTGGATCATTGAATCCTATGAACTTGAAATAAAAGAATTAGAATCGATGCTATCAGACTATAAAGAAACCATGCACGTTCTTTTTGAAACGGATGAAGAATTGGCAGCTTTAATTCGATAA
- a CDS encoding PadR family transcriptional regulator gives MTRTMVLGLLKVNGPMSGYEIQQMMESSQTDIWAYVKPASIYHALKKMREEGKVVLEKVENTGLRTKSIFKITEDGEYELNQLLIDSFSSSSVVFPAPFYTALTFMENLNNEEILNSLEKQKQEITKVYNSMKAGYELKQKALGKLPDNINVIFNNMYEQCELQLKSIEAIIKFIKGY, from the coding sequence ATGACACGAACTATGGTTTTAGGACTTCTAAAAGTAAATGGCCCCATGTCAGGATATGAAATTCAACAAATGATGGAATCATCTCAGACAGATATTTGGGCTTATGTAAAACCAGCTTCTATTTATCATGCATTAAAGAAAATGCGAGAGGAAGGCAAGGTTGTCTTGGAAAAAGTTGAAAATACTGGGTTGAGAACCAAGTCAATTTTTAAAATCACAGAAGATGGTGAGTATGAATTAAACCAGTTACTTATAGATTCATTCTCTAGTTCTTCTGTTGTTTTCCCAGCACCTTTTTATACTGCATTAACATTTATGGAAAATTTAAATAATGAAGAAATCCTAAACAGCTTAGAGAAGCAAAAACAGGAAATTACAAAAGTCTACAATAGTATGAAAGCAGGGTACGAGTTAAAACAGAAAGCATTAGGGAAATTACCAGATAATATTAATGTTATTTTTAACAATATGTATGAGCAATGTGAACTGCAACTGAAATCTATTGAAGCAATAATAAAGTTTATTAAGGGGTACTAA
- a CDS encoding ISL3 family transposase: MKDSLLGLSEFKILEGIQENENDILIRIETNSNPFYCPHCGRPAKFYRHGNRKQVILDLPIRFKRVGLQLNRRRYKCRECGSTFWERLRSVEEKRSMTKRLLKSIEERSMSKTFVEVAESVGVDEKTIRNIFKDYASLKEREYHFETPKWLGIDEIYIIRKPRLILSNVERRTIFDIKPNRNKETVIQRLTEIGNRHCIEYVTMDMWKPYKDAVNIVLPHAKVVIDKFHVVRMANQALGSVRKSLKANMSAKKRRTLLRERFILLKRKHDLNERDSFLLETWLGNLPDLKEAYELKEQFYWIWDAPDSYEARDRYRYWRQLCVSSNCKDAYKDLIKAVDNWQDEIFNYFDKRLTNAYTESINSIIRQVERMGRGYSFDALRAKILFNENLHKKRKPLFNSSTFNKAMLCDTFNWHDVTDHNIAGNYGVDFSTLIKELEKGDL, encoded by the coding sequence ATGAAGGATTCTTTATTGGGTTTATCTGAATTTAAAATACTAGAAGGTATTCAAGAAAATGAAAATGATATCCTTATTAGGATTGAAACGAATTCTAACCCTTTTTATTGTCCTCATTGTGGTCGTCCAGCTAAGTTTTACAGACATGGAAACAGAAAACAAGTTATTTTAGATTTGCCTATTCGTTTTAAGCGGGTGGGCTTACAACTAAATCGGAGAAGGTATAAGTGCCGTGAATGTGGTTCCACCTTTTGGGAACGTCTTAGATCAGTTGAAGAAAAGCGAAGTATGACTAAAAGGCTGTTAAAATCCATTGAAGAACGATCTATGTCCAAAACTTTTGTAGAAGTAGCTGAAAGCGTTGGTGTAGATGAGAAAACCATTAGGAACATCTTCAAAGACTATGCGTCATTGAAAGAACGAGAATATCACTTTGAGACACCTAAATGGCTTGGGATAGATGAAATATACATTATCCGAAAACCTCGACTTATACTTTCTAATGTTGAGCGTAGAACCATATTCGATATTAAGCCTAACCGTAATAAAGAAACGGTTATTCAACGACTTACAGAAATCGGAAATAGACATTGCATTGAATACGTCACAATGGACATGTGGAAGCCATATAAAGACGCAGTTAATATTGTCCTTCCACATGCTAAAGTTGTCATAGATAAGTTTCATGTGGTCAGAATGGCAAATCAAGCCTTAGGTAGTGTCAGGAAGTCTCTTAAAGCCAATATGAGTGCCAAGAAAAGGCGTACCCTTTTGCGTGAGAGGTTTATCCTTCTTAAACGGAAACATGACTTAAACGAGCGTGATTCATTCCTTTTAGAAACATGGTTAGGTAATCTACCTGATCTGAAAGAAGCCTATGAACTCAAAGAACAGTTCTACTGGATATGGGATGCACCGGACTCATACGAAGCTAGAGATCGTTATAGATATTGGAGACAACTTTGTGTATCTAGTAACTGTAAAGACGCTTATAAGGACCTTATAAAAGCTGTAGACAACTGGCAAGATGAAATATTTAATTACTTCGATAAAAGGCTAACAAATGCTTATACAGAATCCATTAACAGCATAATTAGGCAAGTAGAACGAATGGGTAGAGGTTACTCATTTGATGCTTTACGAGCCAAAATACTGTTTAATGAAAATCTTCATAAGAAACGTAAGCCACTATTTAATTCGAGTACTTTCAACAAGGCAATGCTATGTGATACCTTCAATTGGCATGATGTGACAGACCACAATATAGCAGGCAACTATGGTGTGGATTTTTCCACACTTATTAAGGAATTGGAGAAGGGTGACTTATAA
- a CDS encoding AraC family transcriptional regulator, with the protein MNQFNYKTSAGVTALSAKMTDFTYKKHAHSEYAIGVTMRGIQHYHLDGHLQLSHQNGVMLFNPEQTHDGMAHDDRGLDYVMLYIEPQLLLESIGQKEIVCFSDPIVYDKKIQFRTLHLAKAILHQEDEAICSERLIELADSLFHPTTCSYQIKQDRLISKIKEVLRSHSKETFKIDDVCTEFGMSKFQFIRFFKAHTNITPYQYYLNSKIEGAKQLIEKERDIYLAVNEYHFVDLTHLNRQFKQVYGLTANEFVKNVHFL; encoded by the coding sequence ATGAATCAGTTTAACTATAAAACGAGTGCAGGGGTCACAGCTCTATCAGCAAAAATGACTGATTTCACTTATAAAAAACACGCTCACAGTGAATACGCGATTGGCGTCACGATGCGTGGCATTCAGCATTATCACCTAGATGGCCACCTGCAATTGTCTCACCAAAATGGCGTAATGCTCTTTAATCCAGAACAAACGCATGATGGAATGGCCCATGACGACAGAGGCCTTGATTATGTCATGCTCTATATTGAACCACAATTGCTTCTTGAAAGCATTGGACAAAAAGAAATCGTTTGTTTCTCTGATCCGATTGTTTACGACAAAAAGATTCAGTTCCGCACGCTTCATTTGGCGAAAGCTATTTTACATCAAGAGGATGAAGCGATTTGCAGCGAGCGGCTGATTGAACTCGCAGATAGCTTGTTTCATCCAACTACATGTTCCTATCAGATTAAACAAGATCGTCTTATTAGCAAAATAAAAGAGGTACTCCGCTCTCATTCGAAAGAGACGTTTAAGATCGATGACGTTTGCACCGAATTTGGTATGTCCAAATTCCAATTTATACGATTTTTTAAAGCTCACACGAACATAACCCCTTACCAATACTACCTCAATAGTAAAATTGAAGGGGCTAAACAATTAATAGAGAAAGAGCGAGATATCTATCTAGCTGTCAATGAGTATCATTTTGTTGACTTAACCCATTTAAACAGGCAGTTCAAACAAGTCTACGGGCTGACTGCAAATGAATTTGTAAAAAACGTTCATTTCCTGTAA
- a CDS encoding helix-turn-helix transcriptional regulator, which produces MSIHRHFEIIYLLLKQKVITAKELSEHFEVSTRTIYRDMDVLSGAGIPIFATKGKGGGISLMEGYSLNTSLLTNSDQENILIGLQTISATDMPSSHKVLEKLATQFKKGLINWIEVDFSPWGSGKETKQLFSFLQDAIIHRYIVTFSYYNNEGEKSNRSVQPYQLLFKKNAWYLWAYCLVKDDLRIFKMNRMRAVHVTDNHFEPDPSVSLKPKFDYTKATTLAVTLRISSRGAYRVYDEFADEMITTNEDGSYTIHAHFPASSWLEDYLLSFGTLLEEVHPEQLRTNMIAKIDQLKHHLESNET; this is translated from the coding sequence ATGTCTATACATAGACATTTTGAAATTATTTATCTACTACTAAAGCAAAAGGTTATTACCGCAAAAGAACTTTCGGAGCATTTCGAGGTCTCCACACGTACCATTTATAGAGACATGGATGTTTTGAGTGGAGCGGGGATACCTATCTTTGCGACCAAAGGGAAAGGCGGAGGGATATCGTTAATGGAAGGCTATTCATTAAATACCTCTCTATTAACAAACAGTGACCAAGAGAATATATTAATCGGTTTACAAACCATATCAGCAACGGATATGCCAAGTTCACATAAAGTACTAGAGAAACTAGCGACGCAATTTAAAAAAGGGTTAATTAACTGGATTGAAGTAGATTTCTCTCCTTGGGGAAGTGGAAAAGAGACGAAACAACTGTTTTCTTTTTTACAAGATGCGATCATCCATCGCTATATTGTAACGTTCAGTTACTACAATAATGAAGGCGAGAAAAGCAATCGATCCGTTCAACCATATCAATTGCTCTTCAAGAAAAATGCTTGGTACCTTTGGGCCTACTGCTTAGTTAAGGATGATTTACGAATCTTTAAAATGAACCGAATGCGTGCTGTTCACGTCACTGATAATCATTTTGAACCCGACCCCTCGGTTTCACTTAAGCCCAAGTTCGACTACACAAAAGCAACTACTTTAGCCGTGACTTTACGGATATCCTCTAGAGGAGCCTACAGAGTATACGACGAATTTGCAGACGAGATGATTACAACAAATGAAGATGGTTCCTACACGATTCATGCTCATTTTCCAGCCAGCTCATGGCTAGAAGACTATCTCCTCTCTTTTGGTACTTTGTTAGAAGAGGTTCATCCTGAGCAGTTACGTACAAACATGATCGCTAAGATCGATCAACTCAAACACCATTTAGAATCGAATGAAACGTAG